From a region of the uncultured Draconibacterium sp. genome:
- the porV gene encoding type IX secretion system outer membrane channel protein PorV translates to MIKLIRILFVVALVATVSKNVQAQTVSGANTITTAVPFLAITPDSRAGGMGDAGVGTTADVNSQHWNPAKYVFMESEMGVGLSYSPWLRNLVDDINLAYLTGYKKLDDVQSISASLRYFALGDILTMNDQGQQGIQLNPNEFAIDFGYSRLLSDVFSGAVAIRYIRSDLTGGQLVNGVASQAGNSYAADVAFYYYNEFSAGRQDNIFAAGINIQNIGSKISYTDGTVKDFIPTTLKLGASYTMELDDYNSFGFTVEANKLLVPTPNDSIYSDGAVISGGIGSDIGVIEGIFKSFGDAPGGFKEEMKEITWSLGVEYWYNKQFALRAGYFYENENKGNRQFITAGAGLKMNVFALDFSYLLPTQRNHPLENTLRFSLAFDIDAFSSQR, encoded by the coding sequence ATGATTAAACTAATACGAATTTTATTTGTGGTGGCTCTGGTCGCCACGGTAAGTAAAAATGTACAGGCCCAGACAGTTTCCGGTGCCAATACTATAACCACTGCTGTACCGTTTTTGGCAATTACACCCGATTCGCGCGCAGGAGGAATGGGTGATGCCGGCGTGGGTACCACCGCCGATGTGAACTCGCAGCATTGGAATCCGGCAAAATATGTTTTTATGGAGAGTGAAATGGGAGTTGGTTTGTCGTATTCGCCATGGTTGCGTAACCTGGTTGATGACATTAACCTTGCTTACCTTACAGGATATAAAAAATTGGACGATGTGCAGAGCATAAGTGCTTCATTGCGTTACTTTGCGCTTGGCGACATATTGACAATGAATGATCAGGGACAGCAGGGAATTCAGTTGAATCCAAATGAATTTGCCATAGATTTTGGCTACTCTCGTTTGTTGAGTGATGTTTTCTCGGGAGCGGTTGCAATACGTTACATTCGTTCCGACCTTACGGGAGGACAACTGGTAAATGGTGTCGCTTCTCAAGCCGGTAACTCGTATGCGGCCGATGTGGCTTTCTATTATTATAACGAATTCAGTGCAGGCCGACAAGACAATATTTTCGCTGCCGGTATTAATATTCAGAATATTGGTTCAAAAATATCTTATACGGATGGAACGGTGAAGGACTTTATTCCAACCACGCTGAAACTGGGTGCATCATACACCATGGAGCTTGACGATTATAACTCGTTTGGTTTTACAGTTGAAGCAAATAAATTGTTAGTGCCAACGCCAAATGATTCTATTTATAGTGATGGTGCTGTAATCTCCGGAGGAATTGGTTCTGATATTGGTGTTATAGAAGGTATTTTTAAATCGTTTGGCGATGCGCCGGGCGGATTTAAAGAAGAGATGAAGGAAATTACCTGGTCGTTAGGTGTTGAGTACTGGTACAACAAGCAGTTTGCTTTGCGCGCCGGTTACTTCTACGAGAACGAAAACAAAGGTAACCGCCAGTTTATTACTGCAGGTGCCGGTTTAAAAATGAATGTTTTTGCGCTCGACTTCTCGTACCTGTTGCCAACACAACGTAACCACCCGTTGGAAAATACGCTGCGTTTCTCGCTGGCGTTTGATATTGACGCATTTAGCAGCCAACGCTGA